One window of the Manihot esculenta cultivar AM560-2 chromosome 14, M.esculenta_v8, whole genome shotgun sequence genome contains the following:
- the LOC110608190 gene encoding stemmadenine O-acetyltransferase has protein sequence MAMKVQIISRETIKPASPTPDHLRNFKICLLDELAPPSYVPILLFYSSADFDTNMNCNSLSDKLKKSLSETLVRFYPLCGKLKGNLFVECNDEGALFVEAKVNISASEIVKNPETEMLYQLFPFDPYKVRPNGDGEKAEAVVTGVQVNVFECGSVGIGLCVSHKVADGATMATFLSAWSATASGIDEMLAPNLDSAVLFPPKGIDIIKQSDMIRNEKVVTKRFEFDGKNLANLKAKIANGNPTRVEAVTALIWKSAMETARVNSGKEKLPASIATHLVNIRERTAPPLPRHSLGNLWRLSLAPYLDAKEEVKLNELVGLLRKAIQRIDGDYVSKLQGANGLAKAIEPLQELRQLALGGKGVEVYTFSSWARFPLYEIDFGWGKPERVCTITVPVRNCVILMGTRSGDGIEAWVTLTEKDMVTFECSQELLQFVSASA, from the coding sequence ATGGCAATGAAGGTGCAGATCATCTCTAGGGAAACCATAAAGCCAGCCTCTCCAACTCCTGATCATCTAAGAAACTTCAAAATCTGCCTCTTAGATGAGTTGGCTCCTCCATCCTATGTCCCAATTCTTCTTTTCTATTCTTCTGCAGATTTTGACACGAACATGAATTGCAATTCCTTGTCAGACAAGTTGAAGAAGTCATTGTCTGAAACTCTTGTTCGTTTCTATCCTTTATGTggaaaactgaaaggaaatctTTTTGTGGAATGTAATGATGAAGGTGCGCTCTTTGTGGAGGCTAAAGTCAATATTTCAGCATCAGAAATTGTCAAGAACCCAGAAACTGAAATGCTGTATCAACTTTTCCCATTTGATCCCTACAAAGTGAGGCCTAATGGTGATGGAGAGAAGGCAGAAGCAGTGGTCACAGGTGTTCAAGTTAATGTTTTCGAGTGTGGAAGTGTGGGAATCGGTCTCTGCGTTTCTCACAAGGTTGCAGATGGTGCAACTATGGCTACCTTCCTCAGTGCTTGGTCTGCAACTGCAAGTGGAATTGACGAAATGCTTGCACCCAATCTGGATTCAGCTGTGCTCTTCCCACCTAAAGGTATAGATATAATCAAACAAAGTGACATGATTAGAAATGAGAAAGTTGTaacaaagagatttgaatttgacgGGAAGAATTTGGCTAATCTAAAAGCAAAGATTGCCAATGGCAACCCTACTCGTGTGGAAGCGGTAACAGCTCTTATATGGAAATCTGCAATGGAAACAGCTAGAGTAAACTCAGGGAAAGAAAAGCTTCCAGCATCTATTGCCACCCACTTGGTGAACATTCGAGAACGAACAGCTCCACCATTGCCGAGACATTCTTTAGGTAATCTTTGGCGCCTTTCACTAGCGCCATATCTGGATGCAAAGGAAGAGGTGAAGCTAAACGAGTTAGTAGGTCTTCTTCGCAAAGCAATACAAAGAATTGACGGTGATTATGTGAGTAAACTTCAAGGAGCTAATGGGTTGGCAAAGGCTATAGAACCTCTCCAAGAACTAAGACAACTAGCTTTAGGAGGAAAAGGAGTTGAAGTCTATACATTTAGCAGTTGGGCAAGATTTCCTCTATATGAGATTGATTTTGGATGGGGAAAACCCGAAAGAGTTTGTACAATAACTGTGCCTGTTAGGAACTGTGTTATTTTGATGGGCACAAGATCCGGTGATGGGATCGAGGCATGGGTGACCTTGACTGAAAAAGACATGG